The region ACACCGTGTTTCCCGACGGCGTGCTGATGCTGACGTATGCGGTCAGGCGCTAAGGCGCCGTTTGAGAAGCAATGTGGAGGCATTGCCTCCACACCTCCACAAGGGGTTTACACCCCTTGACCCCCATCTCCGGATTGTCCTCGCACGCGAGGACAATCCGCGAGAAAAAGGCCGGAGGGCGACAGCCTTCCGGCAGGGTTTGGGACAGCGTCCCAACCTAGAATCTCCTTTTCAGCGACCTCTAAGGCGCGCTGCCGAGGCTGATCGATTTGATAACCGTTCGGGTAGGTGCGGCTGCGCTGCCCGGTGAAGTGGTACGGTCGCTTGCGCACCGGCAGCAGGCGGGTGATCGCCGCGTTTAGGCGCAGCCCGCGCCGCACCGTCCATCGCCACCATGCCGGCGGCGTGCGAAACCCGAACGCCGCCCGCATCCGGTCGTCGAGCAAGGCGACGATACCCGACCGGATCAACGGGTGCAGCGGGCGCGGAAACCAGTTCATGAATACGTGGATGGCCGCTTCGGCGATCTGCGCGTTCTCCGGCGAATAACGGAAGTGCGCGGCCTCGTAGGCGTCGTAGAAGGATTCCATCTCGGCGTAGGTGGCGGGGATGTCCTTGATGCCCATGCGCTTGCCGACCTCGCGCCAGAAGTAGAAGTTGGCGAGGCGTTCGGCCTCGGTCGAAGGCCGCCATGCCAATACCGGGTTCCAGCGAATCGGTTCGTAGATGAACGAGCCGAGCACGTAGAGATAGTCGTCGTTGGCGATGTCGAACCGGCGGTGCATGCGGTTCATCTGACGGATGGCCGCGTGCCCGCGTTCGCTGTCGATGCCGTGCTCGGCAATCTCGGAGACGATCAGCGCGGTGTCGTCGTAGCGCTTCTGCCCGCGCGTCGTGAATTCGCCGGTCTGCGCGAGCAGCTTGAAACATGCTCGGCGGCGAAGGTCTTGAACAGCGCGAACTCGAGCGACCGCTGGGTTGCAAATGGATTCATACGCGCCGACGAGATAGACGATCCGCTCGTAATCCGTCGACGGATCGAGCGCAGCGATTTCGTCGCGGCGGGCATAGCGGCTCACTGGAGACGTGGCGCTGGCTAGCCCGATCAGGCTGCACGTTGCCGATCAGGAACACCGTCAGCAGTACGCCGCCGACGATCGCGATTGCCAAGTACACGTGCTTGTGCCTATAATTGATGGCGTAGAACTTGCGCACGCTGGCCACCAGCGCGACGAACGCCACGATGTTGGCGCCCATCACGAGCGGCACGGCGATCGAGTTGCTGAGGTTGAGCAGCCGGAAGCACAAGGGCAGAACGACATATTCGAGAATGCAGCGCACCCGGCGAACAACATCGATGCCATGAACGTGTTCTCGGCGGCGCGCTGCTGCGGTAACGTGGTCGCCGCAACAATAGGCTCAACGGCGCTGTCGGGAGGGGTGCTCGTGATCTGCATGTCGGATGGTTCGGTTTAGTGGCTGGACACGCCCCGCAGTGTATCATGTTTTGTAGATTTGTGACGTTTTTTCGGTTTTTCGGTGTTGTGATCTGAGAATTCCTATGGGATTTGGGCGCTGCCCCGAAGCCCCAAGGAAACTTGCACTCCTGCACCTCCTTACTTGCGGAATTGAGCCGACTGCGGCTCAATTCCGCGAATGAAGGGTCAGAGGGCGTAAGCCCTTTGGTCGAGTGTGGGGGCGAAACCTCCGCGCTGTGCCTGACTGTTGAGGGAGCTGGAGACCGTGTCCCCGATCGACACACTGCTTGGCGCCATCTTCGAGGATCGCCGGCCGGGCTTCTACACCGAGTTCGAGGCATGGGTGCGCGGGTCGCGCCTGGTACCGTGCGTTTCCCGAAACGTACCAGACAAAGGTTCGTTCGAAGCTGCGGGCCGCGCGTGACGCCGATGCGGTGAGCGATCTTTACGCCCGAATTGCAGGCCGCCGCGCTATTGCTCCCACGAGCCGAAGATCGGGCTCGGTACGAGACGTATGCGGCGACCGGCAAACCGCGGGCCGGATTTCTCGGCGACGTGGAAGGCACACACGCGCTTCAATGTGGAGGTGCGCGTGCGCAGCAGTGGAATAGCAGAACCTCGACCCTCAAGCGCGACAAGCCAAGCTGACCGGCATCCTGTGCGACAAGGCCGGCCAGATGCCGGCGGGGTCGTCAACGTGTTGTGGCTTGCCGGCGATGCAGGGGTCACGGTTGACGACGTGGCCGGTGCAGCGGCTTCGCTGCGCGGGCGCGCCGAAGGCAAGGAGAGGCGTTCTTCGCGAGGCGCAGGTTCAAGAGCCGCGCGGAGTTCACCAGCATTACCGGCACGTCAGCGCCGTCGTGGTGCAGCAAGGCGGTGCGTTGGCGGTGTGGCCCAACCCGTTGGCGCGTCATGAGATTCCCGGAGACCTGTCGCGCATGTGATCAAACGGCTGGCGGCTCACGCTTCGCCTACGGAGTATCGAGTTCGTGGAGGAGTGGATCGATCAGGCCACGGGGGCGGGCCGGTCAGCCGCCAGTTCGCAGCGGCGGAACGCCAGCACGTAGCCCACTGTTTGAGGATGGGCCAGTACGGACTGCCGTCGGGGAGGTTCTCGATCTTGGTGTCGAACTTGACATAGACCCTGATGCATGGATGCCAGCAGCGCCATGGCGACGTCAGCGTTGGCCCCATGGGCCGAATACCCGAAGTGCGACAGCATATACACGGGTCGCGGTGGAAGATGATCCAGCTCTCTTCGCCGTCCGGTGTGCGGGCGCGCAAGCCGGTCAGCTTTTGCCGACGTTGCACTCGGGGCCGTCGTCGGTGACCCACGTCGGCTGATCGGTGCGACGCTGCAGCAACCACTCGGTTTCATGCGGGAGCAGTGTCGTCACGTGCATCGCATCGTGGCGGAGTCATTTCGGCGCCAGCGAAAGGACGGCGCAGGACGGGCAGCTCACGCCTGCTTCACAAAGCCCGCGCGGTCGTACAGCGCTCGCGCGGCATCGTTGCCGCAGATGATCTCGAGCGACA is a window of Candidatus Flexicrinis affinis DNA encoding:
- a CDS encoding DUF2236 domain-containing protein, with amino-acid sequence MSRYARRDEIAALDPSTDYERIVYLVGAYESICNPAVARVRAVQDLRRRACFKLLAQTGEFTTRGQKRYDDTALIVSEIAEHGIDSERGHAAIRQMNRMHRRFDIANDDYLYVLGSFIYEPIRWNPVLAWRPSTEAERLANFYFWREVGKRMGIKDIPATYAEMESFYDAYEAAHFRYSPENAQIAEAAIHVFMNWFPRPLHPLIRSGIVALLDDRMRAAFGFRTPPAWWRWTVRRGLRLNAAITRLLPVRKRPYHFTGQRSRTYPNGYQIDQPRQRALEVAEKEILGWDAVPNPAGRLSPSGLFLADCPRVRGQSGDGGQGV